The following are encoded in a window of Primulina eburnea isolate SZY01 chromosome 4, ASM2296580v1, whole genome shotgun sequence genomic DNA:
- the LOC140831189 gene encoding putative aluminum-activated malate transporter 3 translates to MNGQKGSVEIEMTPIEKDNKISDFNRNYVDGVNLLCKSFILSVWEFCKEDVDRVTFSLKVGLAVLAVSLLILCRDSYKVFGTNIIWSILTVAIMFEYTVGATFNRGFNRALGSLLAGVMAIAVAQIALSTGQVAEPIIIGFSIFIVGTITSFMKLWPSLVPYEYGFRVILFTYCLIIISGYRMGSPFRTAMDRLYSIAIGVIVAVLVNLLIFPIWAGEQLHKELVNNFASVADALEECVRKYLEVDGSEQPEFTKTVMDAFPDEPAYRKFRSILNSASQFETLANSAKWEPPHGRFNHFFYPWSEYVKVGAVLRYCAYEVMALHGVLHSEIQAHYNLRITFQKEIQEASSVAAELVRYLGQDIDHMQWSLKSCLLKRVHSSTEKLQRAIDMHSYLLASTIDPPDNSSMQQTKLTHASSSTFSDLDTKSLEQNLYTPNQLLGTTVRLQVESYREIMRKQSRRKYSWPSREVDAFEDDRGINKDSIPKMQALETTTNLSLATFTSLLIEFVARLDHLVEAADELSDMAKFKQGDA, encoded by the exons ATGAATGGCCAAAAGGGTAGTGTTGAAATCGAAATGACTCCCATTGAGAAAGATAATAAGATATCAGATTTTAACAGAAATTATGTAGACGGAGTTAACTTGTTGTGCAAAAGCTTCATTTTGAGTGTTTGGGAATTCTGCAAAGAAGATGTTGATAGAGTAACATTTTCTCTTAAAGTCGGCCTCGCGGTTCTTGCTGTATCGCTCTTGATATTATGTCGAGATTCTTACAAAGTTTTTGGCACCAATATTATCTGGTCTATCCTAACTGTTGCCATCATGTTTGAATACACAGTCG GTGCCACATTTAATCGAGGATTCAACAGAGCACTGGGTAGTCTTCTGGCTGGAGTCATGGCTATAGCCGTTGCTCAGATTGCTTTAAGTACCGGCCAAGTTGCTGAACCAATCATAATTGGTTTTAGCATCTTCATTGTTG GAACGATAACATCATTCATGAAGTTATGGCCATCCTTAGTTCCATACGAGTATGGATTTCGAGTAATACTTTTCACCTACTGTTTGATCATCATTTCTGGTTATCGAATGGGAAGCCCGTTCAGAACAGCCATGGATCGGCTCTACTCTATCGCCATTGGAGTGATAGTAGCAGTATTAGTTAATCTGTTGATTTTTCCTATATGGGCTGGGGAACAGTTGCACAAAGAACTTGTCAACAACTTTGCCTCAGTTGCTGATGCACTTGAAG AATGTGTTCGGAAATACTTAGAAGTAGATGGATCAGAACAACCCGAGTTCACAAAGACTGTCATGGACGCGTTTCCAGATGAACCTGCCTATAGAAAATTCCGGTCAATTCTGAACTCGGCCTCACAATTTGAAACTTTG GCCAATTCTGCTAAATGGGAGCCACCACATGGAAGGTTCAATCACTTCTTTTATCCATGGTCTGAATACGTGAAAGTGGGTGCGGTCCTACGCTATTGTGCATACGAGGTCATGGCACTTCACGGTGTGCTACACTCTGAAATTCAG GCCCATTATAACCTTAGAATCACATTCCAAAAGGAGATCCAAGAAGCATCAAGCGTGGCAGCAGAGCTAGTCCGATACCTAGGCCAAGATATAGACCACATGCAATGGAGCCTCAAGTCTTGCCTCCTTAAACGGGTTCACAGCTCCACAGAAAAACTGCAAAGGGCCATTGACATGCACTCGTATCTCCTAGCATCTACCATCGACCCACCGGATAATTCGTCTATGCAACAAACAAAGCTAACTCATGCATCGTCATCAACCTTTTCTGATCTTGATACGAAAAGTTTAGAACAAAATTTGTATACCCCAAATCAACTTCTGGGAACTACGGTACGCTTGCAGGTCGAATCGTATCGTGAGATTATGAGAAAGCAGTCGAGAAGGAAATATTCTTGGCCATCAAGAGAAGTTGATGCTTTCGAAGACGATCGTGGCATTAACAAGGATTCGATTCCTAAAATGCAGGCACTAGAAACTACTACAAATCTGTCACTTGCAACTTTTACCTCGTTGCTTATAGAATTTGTGGCTAGGCTAGATCACTTGGTTGAAGCAGCAGATGAACTCTCAGATATGGCTAAATTCAAACAAGGTGATGCATAG
- the LOC140831190 gene encoding calcium-dependent protein kinase 1-like isoform X1 translates to MGNCSSLHTTTATSTVTPPAQANGGGADPAITVLPSDAPPPPRHPLPAGPGRVLGRPMSDIHSVYIFGRELGRGQFGVTHLVTHRATRLTYACKSIATRKLLNADDVADVRREVQIMHHLTGNRNIVELKEVFEDRHNVHLVMELCGGGELFDRIISKGHYSERAAAGLCRQIVTVVHACHSMGVMHRDLKPENFLFLSTLEDSPLKATDFGLSVFFKQGEVFKDLVGSAYYVAPEVLRRNYGSEADIWSAGVILYILLSGVPPFWGENEKGIFEAVLRGHLDFVSEPWPLISSSAKDLVKKMLQADPKDRLNAVEVLNHPWMREDGDASDKPLDIAVLSRMKQFRAMNKLKKVALKVIAENLSEEEIIGLKEMFKSMDTDNSGTITFEELKAGLPKLGTKLSESEARQLMEAADVDGNGTIDYIEFITATMHMNRVERADHLYKAFEYFDKDKSGYITMEELEHAMKEYNMGDAKTIKEILAEVDTDNDGRINYDEFVAMMRKGNPDLVANRRRK, encoded by the exons ATGGGTAACTGCAGCAGCCTTCACACCACCACCGCCACTTCCACCGTCACGCCACCGGCCCAGGCGAACGGTGGCGGGGCAGATCCCGCCATCACCGTCCTGCCTTCGGACGCGCCACCACCTCCCCGCCATCCCCTCCCCGCCGGCCCTGGCCGCGTCCTCGGACGACCCATGTCGGATATCCATTCCGTCTACATTTTTGGCCGGGAACTTGGCAGGGGTCAATTCGGGGTGACCCATCTCGTGACCCATCGCGCAACGCGCTTGACCTACGCCTGCAAATCGATCGCTACAAGGAAGCTCCTGAACGCAGATGACGTGGCCGACGTCCGCCGTGAGGTTCAGATCATGCACCATCTCACCGGGAACCGTAATATCGTGGAGCTGAAAGAAGTATTCGAAGATCGGCATAATGTGCATTTGGTGATGGAATTGTGTGGCGGCGGCGAGCTCTTTGATCGGATTATTTCTAAGGGACATTACTCGGAGCGCGCGGCGGCGGGGCTTTGTAGGCAAATTGTGACTGTGGTGCACGCCTGTCATTCCATGGGGGTTATGCACAGGGATTTGAAACCTGAGAATTTCTTGTTTTTGAGTACTCtcgaggattcaccgcttaAGGCCACTGATTTTGGATTGTCCGTGTTTTTCAAACAAG GAGAAGTATTCAAGGATCTTGTTGGTAGTGCGTACTATGTGGCTCCTGAAGTGTTGCGTCGAAATTACGGCTCCGAAGCTGATATTTGGAGTGCCGGAGTGATACTCTATATTTTACTCAGTGGGGTTCCACCCTTCTGGGGAG AGAATGAGAAGGGAATATTTGAAGCTGTTTTGCGTGGTCACCTTGATTTTGTATCTGAACCTTGGCCATTGATATCAAGTAGCGCCAAGGACCTTGTGAAAAAGATGCTACAAGCTGATCCTAAGGATAGGCTGAATGCAGTTGAAGTCTTAA ACCATCCATGGATGAGAGAAGATGGAGATGCATCTGATAAGCCTCTTGACATCGCTGTTTTAAGTAGAATGAAGCAGTTCCGAGCGATGAATAAGCTCAAGAAAGTAGCTCTCAAG GTAATTGCAGAAAATCTTTCTGAAGAAGAAATCATTGGCTTGAAGGAGATGTTCAAATCCATGGATACGGATAACAGTGGAACCATTACTTTTGAAGAACTAAAAGCTGGTCTACCAAAGCTGGGTACCAAACTCTCTGAATCAGAAGCGAGACAGTTGATGGAAGCG GCTGATGTTGATGGAAATGGAACAATAGATTACATTGAATTTATAACAGCGACAATGCACATGAACCGAGTCGAAAGGGCAGACCATCTGTACAAAGCTTTCGAATATTTTGACAAGGACAAAAGCGG GTATATCACGATGGAAGAACTCGAGCATGCGATGAAAGAATACAACATGGGTGATGCTAAAACGATTAAAGAAATCCTTGCAGAAGTAGACACAGACAAT GATGGTAGAATAAACTATGATGAATTTGTTGCAATGATGAGGAAAGGTAACCCAGATTTGGTCGCAAATAGACGGCGAAAATAG
- the LOC140831190 gene encoding calcium-dependent protein kinase 15-like isoform X2 produces the protein MGNCSSLHTTTATSTVTPPAQANGGGADPAITVLPSDAPPPPRHPLPAGPGRVLGRPMSDIHSVYIFGRELGRGQFGVTHLVTHRATRLTYACKSIATRKLLNADDVADVRREVQIMHHLTGNRNIVELKEVFEDRHNVHLVMELCGGGELFDRIISKGHYSERAAAGLCRQIVTVVHACHSMGVMHRDLKPENFLFLSTLEDSPLKATDFGLSVFFKQGEVFKDLVGSAYYVAPEVLRRNYGSEADIWSAGVILYILLSGVPPFWGENEKGIFEAVLRGHLDFVSEPWPLISSSAKDLVKKMLQADPKDRLNAVEVLNHPWMREDGDASDKPLDIAVLSRMKQFRAMNKLKKVALKVIAENLSEEEIIGLKEMFKSMDTDNSGTITFEELKAGLPKLGTKLSESEARQLMEAADVDGNGTIDYIEFITATMHMNRVERADHLYKAFEYFDKDKSG, from the exons ATGGGTAACTGCAGCAGCCTTCACACCACCACCGCCACTTCCACCGTCACGCCACCGGCCCAGGCGAACGGTGGCGGGGCAGATCCCGCCATCACCGTCCTGCCTTCGGACGCGCCACCACCTCCCCGCCATCCCCTCCCCGCCGGCCCTGGCCGCGTCCTCGGACGACCCATGTCGGATATCCATTCCGTCTACATTTTTGGCCGGGAACTTGGCAGGGGTCAATTCGGGGTGACCCATCTCGTGACCCATCGCGCAACGCGCTTGACCTACGCCTGCAAATCGATCGCTACAAGGAAGCTCCTGAACGCAGATGACGTGGCCGACGTCCGCCGTGAGGTTCAGATCATGCACCATCTCACCGGGAACCGTAATATCGTGGAGCTGAAAGAAGTATTCGAAGATCGGCATAATGTGCATTTGGTGATGGAATTGTGTGGCGGCGGCGAGCTCTTTGATCGGATTATTTCTAAGGGACATTACTCGGAGCGCGCGGCGGCGGGGCTTTGTAGGCAAATTGTGACTGTGGTGCACGCCTGTCATTCCATGGGGGTTATGCACAGGGATTTGAAACCTGAGAATTTCTTGTTTTTGAGTACTCtcgaggattcaccgcttaAGGCCACTGATTTTGGATTGTCCGTGTTTTTCAAACAAG GAGAAGTATTCAAGGATCTTGTTGGTAGTGCGTACTATGTGGCTCCTGAAGTGTTGCGTCGAAATTACGGCTCCGAAGCTGATATTTGGAGTGCCGGAGTGATACTCTATATTTTACTCAGTGGGGTTCCACCCTTCTGGGGAG AGAATGAGAAGGGAATATTTGAAGCTGTTTTGCGTGGTCACCTTGATTTTGTATCTGAACCTTGGCCATTGATATCAAGTAGCGCCAAGGACCTTGTGAAAAAGATGCTACAAGCTGATCCTAAGGATAGGCTGAATGCAGTTGAAGTCTTAA ACCATCCATGGATGAGAGAAGATGGAGATGCATCTGATAAGCCTCTTGACATCGCTGTTTTAAGTAGAATGAAGCAGTTCCGAGCGATGAATAAGCTCAAGAAAGTAGCTCTCAAG GTAATTGCAGAAAATCTTTCTGAAGAAGAAATCATTGGCTTGAAGGAGATGTTCAAATCCATGGATACGGATAACAGTGGAACCATTACTTTTGAAGAACTAAAAGCTGGTCTACCAAAGCTGGGTACCAAACTCTCTGAATCAGAAGCGAGACAGTTGATGGAAGCG GCTGATGTTGATGGAAATGGAACAATAGATTACATTGAATTTATAACAGCGACAATGCACATGAACCGAGTCGAAAGGGCAGACCATCTGTACAAAGCTTTCGAATATTTTGACAAGGACAAAAGCGGGTAA